In a single window of the Thermodesulfobacteriota bacterium genome:
- the aprB gene encoding adenylyl-sulfate reductase subunit beta translates to MPSFVIAEKCDGCKGGEKTACMYICPNDLMVLNTDAMKAYNQEPDQCWECFSCVKICPTQAIEVRGYADFVPLGSSIMPMMGTEDVMWTCKFRNGTVKRFKFPIRTTNEGTANAYKDLKGKDLDSPLLCTEEADGRTLPTPPKA, encoded by the coding sequence ATGCCAAGTTTTGTAATTGCTGAAAAATGTGACGGTTGCAAGGGCGGCGAGAAGACGGCTTGCATGTACATCTGCCCGAACGATCTGATGGTCCTGAATACCGACGCCATGAAGGCCTACAATCAGGAACCGGATCAATGCTGGGAATGCTTTTCCTGCGTGAAAATCTGCCCCACCCAGGCCATTGAGGTCAGAGGCTACGCGGACTTTGTCCCATTGGGAAGCAGCATTATGCCGATGATGGGCACCGAAGACGTGATGTGGACCTGCAAGTTCAGGAACGGCACCGTCAAACGGTTCAAGTTCCCCATCCGCACCACCAACGAAGGTACGGCCAATGCTTACAAGGATTTGAAGGGCAAGGATCTGGATTCTCCGCTGCTGTGCACGGAAGAAGCCGACGGCCGCACCCTGCCGACCCCGCCGAAAGCCTAA